The following proteins are co-located in the Clavibacter capsici genome:
- the ccsB gene encoding c-type cytochrome biogenesis protein CcsB, translating into MNTAMLDDVSLIALLVAMGLYAAAFIAFALDLARRSALVADAATAAARQPSAVGATAARRGGTATLEREPGSSGRDRATGPDAPVAAGRSISLNVAMVLLVVGFVAHAVATVLRGLAASRVPWANMYEFAMTGTLLILSVYLIVLTRRDLRFLGTFVTGLILILLGIAVVQYRVEVAPLPPSLQSYWLVIHVFVAALGTGFFALAFALSGVQLLQFRRESLAADAQAAKMRFLATLPDSVTLESMAYRLNIVGFIFWTFTLMAGAIWAERAWGRYWGWDTKEVWTFIIWVLYAGYIHARATRGWRGSRSAWLAIIGFSAVMFNFGVVNVFFKGLHTYSGL; encoded by the coding sequence GTGAACACGGCCATGCTCGACGACGTCTCCCTCATCGCGCTCCTCGTCGCGATGGGGCTCTACGCGGCCGCGTTCATCGCGTTCGCCCTCGACCTCGCGCGCCGCTCGGCGCTCGTCGCCGACGCGGCCACCGCCGCGGCCCGCCAGCCCTCCGCGGTCGGCGCCACCGCCGCGCGACGCGGCGGCACCGCCACCCTCGAGCGCGAGCCCGGGTCGTCGGGCCGGGATCGCGCCACCGGGCCGGACGCGCCCGTCGCCGCCGGCCGCTCGATCAGCCTCAACGTCGCCATGGTGCTGCTCGTCGTCGGCTTCGTCGCGCACGCGGTGGCCACCGTGCTCCGCGGCCTCGCCGCCTCGCGCGTGCCGTGGGCCAACATGTACGAGTTCGCCATGACGGGCACGCTGCTCATCCTCAGCGTCTACCTCATCGTGCTCACGCGCCGCGACCTCCGCTTCCTCGGCACGTTCGTCACCGGGCTCATCCTCATCCTGCTGGGCATCGCCGTCGTGCAGTACCGCGTCGAGGTGGCGCCCCTGCCGCCGTCGCTGCAGTCGTATTGGCTCGTGATCCACGTCTTCGTCGCCGCGCTCGGCACGGGGTTCTTCGCCCTGGCCTTCGCGCTCTCCGGCGTGCAGCTCCTGCAGTTCCGGCGCGAGTCGCTCGCGGCCGACGCGCAGGCCGCGAAGATGCGCTTCCTCGCGACGCTGCCCGACTCCGTCACGCTCGAGTCGATGGCCTACCGCCTCAACATCGTGGGCTTCATCTTCTGGACCTTCACGCTCATGGCCGGCGCCATCTGGGCCGAGCGCGCGTGGGGCCGCTACTGGGGCTGGGACACCAAGGAGGTCTGGACCTTCATCATCTGGGTGCTCTACGCCGGGTACATCCACGCGCGGGCCACGCGCGGCTGGCGCGGATCGCGCTCGGCGTGGCTGGCCATCATCGGGTTCTCCGCCGTCATGTTCAACTTCGGCGTCGTGAACGTGTTCTTCAAGGGCCTGCACACCTACAGCGGGCTGTAG